One Isoptericola dokdonensis DS-3 genomic window, CACGCTCTACGTCGACTCGCTGTCCGCGGCCGACGGTCCCGTGCCCACCTACCTCGACCTCGTGCGGTACGACGCCGCGACGATCGTCGCGGGCCTGACCGGGGCGGACGCATGAGCGCCGGCATCGAGGTGACGGACGTCGCGGTCCGCTACCGCGACGTCGTGGCCCTCGACGGCGTGACGCTCACGGTCCCCGCGGGGCGGGTGACCGGGCTCGTCGGCATGAACGGTTCCGGCAAGTCGACGCTGTTCAAGGCGATCACCGGCGTCGTGCGTCCCGAGCGGGGGACGGTGCGGGTCGACGGCGTCGACCCGGCGACCGCCCGGCGGCGCGGCGTCGTCGGCTACGTGCCGCAGAGCGAGGACGTCGACTGGTCGTTCCCGCTGTCGGTGCACGACGTCGTCATGACGGGCCGGTACGGGCACCAGGGGTTCACGCGGCGTGCCCGCCCGGCCGACCGTGCCGCCGTCGACGAGGCCCTCGACCGGGTGGGCCTCGGCGCGTACGCCGGGCGGCAGATCGGGCAGCTGTCCGGGGGGCAGAAGAAGCGGGCGTTCGTCGCCCGCGGGATCGCGCAGGACGCGCGCGTGCTGCTGCTCGACGAGCCCTTCGCCGGCGTCGACAAGCGGTCCGAGGCGACGATCGTCGGCCTGCTGCGCGAGCTCGCCGCCGACGGGCGCACCGTGCTCGTGTCCACCCACGACCTGCACGCCCTGCCGGACCTCGCCGACGAGGCGGTGCTGCTGCTGCACCGGGTGCTGTTCCACGGGCCGGTCGCCGACGCGCTCGTGCCGCACCGCCTCGCGGCGGCGTTCGGCCTCGACCTCGGTCCGGTCGGTGGCCCGACGACGGGGGCGGCGTCGTGAGCCCCCTCGACCTGCTGCTCGAACCGCTGCAGTACGACTTCATGGTGCGGGCGCTGGTGACCACCGTCGTCGCGGCGGTGGTGTGCGCGCTGCTGTCGTGCTGGCTGGTGCTGATCGGCTGGTCGCTCATGGGGGACGCCGTGTCGCACGCGGTGCTGCCGGGCGTGGTGCTCGCGTACGTCGTCGGCGCGCCGTTCGCGCTGGGGGCGCTGCTGTTCGGGTTCCTGGCCGTCGCGCTCATCGGTGCCATCCGGGACACGAGCCGGGTCAAGGAGGACGCCGCGATCGGCATCGTGTTCACCACGCTGTTCGCGGCGGGGCTGGTGCTGGTGTCGGTGACGCCCAGCCAGACGGACCTGGGCCACATCATCTTCGGCAACGTGCTGGGGGTCTCGACGCAGGACCTGGTGCAGGTGTCGGTGCTGGCCGCGGTGGCGCTGGCCGTGCTCGTCCTCAAACGGCGCGACCTCACCCTCTACGCCTTCGACCCGCTGCACGCGTTCGCGATCGGTCTGTCCCCGCGGTTCCTCGGCGCGCTGCTGCTCGGCCTGCTGGCGCTGACGTCGGTGGTGGCGCTGCAGGTCGTGGGCGTCGTCCTCGTCGTGGCAATGCTCATCATCCCCGGCGCGACGGCGTACCTGCTGACGGACCGGTTCGGGCGGATGCTGGTCGTCGCGCCCGTCGTGTCGGCGGCGTGCTCGGTGGTGGGGATCTACCTGTCGTACTGGCTGGACGCCGCGACCGGCGGTCTGGTGGTCGTGGTGCAGGGCGTCGTCTTCGGCCTCGTGTATCTGCTCGCGCCCCGGCACGGGCTCGTCGGACGGCTGCGCCGGCCCCCTCGACCGACGCCGGTCGAGGCCGAGCCGGCGCGGTGACGGGTCAGTCGGCCTCGGCGTGCGCGATGTGGTCGAGCTGGCGCCACACCAGCGCGAGGGTGAGGCCGGCCCCCGCGAACGCGAACCAGAACGGCGCCGTGACGCCCCAGAGCTCGGCGAGGAGGCCGCCGAGGGCGTTGCCCACGACGATCCCGCCGAACACGCCCACCATGTAGACGGACCCGACGCGTCCCTGCAGCTCGGTCGGCACGGCCCGCTGCCGCACCGTCTTCGACACGGTGCCCCACACGAACCCGTACAGGCCGAACACGAACATCAGTGCCATCGCCACCCAGCCGGTCGTGGTCAGCGCGAGGCCCAGGTGGAACAGGACCTCCAGCGTCAGGGACACCTTCATGAGGAGGGCCAGCGAGTACCGGCGTTCGAGCCGACCGTAGAGGACCGTCGCGACGAGCCCGCCGACGCCGGCCGCCGTCGTGAGCAGGCCGTAGCCCACCGGCCCCATGCCGAGGTGGTCGGTGGAGTACAGGACGAGCACGGCCCACGGCGCGGCCCACGTCAGGTTGAACGTGAAGATGACCAGGGCGAGGGTGCGCACGGGCGGGTTCCGCCAGAGCCAGCGCAGGCCGTCGGCGATGTCCCGTCGCACGTGCGTGGGCAGCTCGTCCCGCTCGACGGGAGGCAGCTGCAGGCGGCTGATCTGGACGACGGCGAGCACGCCGCACACGAGCTGCACGGCGAACGGCCAGGCCGACCCGACGGCGAACAGGGCCGCGCCGATCGGCGGGCCCGCGAGCTGGTTGGCGGTGAGGAACCCGGCCTGGAGGCGGGCGTTGCCCAGCCCGAGGTCGCGCCGGGCGACGAGCATCGGCAGGAGCGTCTGCGCGGCCGAGTCCGCGAAGACCTCCGCGACCCCCATCAGCAGCAGCGCCACCAGCACCACCGTGATGTCGACCCACCCGGTGGTGATCGCCGCGACCAGCACCGCGACGACGACGGCGCGCAGCGCGTTCGACCACATGACGAGCCGACGACGGTCCCACCGGTCGGCCATCGCCCCTGCCCAGAGACCGAAGACGAGCCACGGCAGCCGGGGGAGCAGGGCCGCGAGCGCGACCAGTGCGGCGGAGTCCGTCAGCGAGGCGACGAGGAGCGGACCCGCCGCCAGCGCGATGCCGTCCCCGACGTTGCTCGTCCAGCTCGACGCGAGCAGGTGGCGGAAGTCGCGCCCGAGGCGTGCCGGGGCGATCTTCTCCAGGAGGGTGCGCACCGGGAGAGGGTAGGTCATCGCCCGGAGCATCGAAGCGGATATGTGCGGGGACCTGCGACGATGCGCTCGAAGCACATCGCCGCGAACTGTTGACGTGGTCCACGGCACCCGGCAGACTTCCGCATGGCAGCGCGCATCGCCCGCCCCCTGCGCGATGCGCGCTGTCCCCACTCCCCGGTTGTCGCGAGCGCCGCCGCCCGCGACTGCCCCAGGATCGTCCGGCATCGGCGTGCCCCGCCCGGACCGGCCCCGCCCGCGGTCTACCGTGCCAACGTGAGAGTGCTGCGCCGATCCTCCGCCGCTGCCGCCGTCCCCGAGACGCCGGCCGAACCACCGGCCGTCCCCGACGGCCCCGAGCAGGCCGCCCCGGACGGCCAGGCTCGCGACGCCGCGCACCCCGCACCTGAGCGCCCCGCCGAGCCCGCGCCTGCTCCCACCCCGCTCGCCGACGCGATCCGCACGTGGCGCTCCGGGCTCGTCGACATGGTCGGCGGCTCCAGCCTCGCCGACGTCGGGCTCCTCGGGGAGGCCGTCGTCGACCTCTCCACCGCCCACCCGTCCGGCGTCGCCGGGCTGTTCGCCGGGCGCGCCACCCGCCTGTCCAACCTCGTGCGCGAGCCGGCCGTCTTCCCGACCGCCCGCCGTCGCGCCCGCACCGTCGTCGTCCGGGCCGCCGAGCACGCCGCCCGCTACGGCATCTCGCCCACCTACCTCGCCATCGGCGTCGCCACCTGGACCGAGCACCTCGACGCGGCCGGCGAACCCGCCACCGACCGCCGCCACGACCTCACCGCGCTCGCCGAGGTCGCCTCCTCCGCGACCACCGCCAGCGCCGCCTCCGCGGCCTCCGCCCCGGCGGCCAGCGCGACGTCGGCCACCGCCCACAGCGCCGCCTCCCCGGCGGACCCGGTCGGCACCGGGCAGCCCGAGAGCGACGCCCCCGCGGTCACGACGTCCATCCCGATCGTCAGCGTCGCCCGCCAGGAGACCCGCGCGCGCCGCACCGCACCGCCCACCGACGACGAGGTCGTCGGCACCCGCACCATCCACGCCCCGATCCTGCTGCGCCCCGTCACCCTCACGCCGCGCGGCGAGGGGGAGACCGACTACGAGCTCACCCTGGAGCCCACCGCCGAGCTCAACCCGCTGCTCGTGCGGGCCCTGCGCGCCCGCGGCGCCGACCTCGACGCGACGGCGCTCGCGGACGCCACCTTCACGGCGGCCGGCTTCGACCCGGACGACGTGCTGCACCGGGTCGCGCAGATCGCCCGCCAGCACCTCGACGACCTCCGCACCGACCAGCGGGTGCTCGTCGGGACGTTCGTGCACCCCGGGCAGGCCCTCGTCGACGACCTCGACGAGCTGACGCCGTCACTGGGACGGCACGAGCTGGTCGCCGCGCTCGCGGGCGTGGACGCCTCGCTGGCGAAGGTGGCCGCCGCCGAGCTGCCCGCGCCGCGGCGGGGGGACGCCGACCCGGCGCGCGAGCGCGGCGTCGGCGACCTCGACCCGGACCAGCGGCACGTCGTCGACGTCCTCGCGGGCGGCCAGCACGTGTTCGTCGACGCCCCCGTCGGGGCGGACGTCGCGGGGACGGTCGCTGCGGTGGTCGCGGAGGCCGCGGCGGCGGGCCGGTCGGTCCTGTACGTGACGGGTCACCGGCGCGCGGCGGACAAGCTGGCGCAGCGGCTGGACGAGCTCGGCCTGGAGGGGCTGTCGCTCGACGTGACGCCCCGGCCGACCTGGCGCGAGGACATGACGGGCCGGCTCCTCGGCGCGATGGCGACGGAGCCGGAGACGCTGGACGTCGCGGGACCGGCCGCGGTGCGCGACGCCCTCATCGGGGCGCGCGCCCAGCTCGCCGGCTACATCGACGCCCTGCACCTGCGGCGGGCCCCGTGGGGCGTGTCCGCCTACGACGCGCTCCAGGAGCTGGCGCGGCTCACGTCGGAGCGGCCGGCGCCGGCGACGACGGTCCGGCTGACGTCCGAGGTGACGCTCGCCCTGGACGGCGACCGGCGCCGGACGCTCGCCGCCGACCTGGAGCGCGCCGCCACGCTGGGCGCCTTCACGCTGCGGCCGAGCGCGACCCCCTGGTTCGGCGCGCACCTGCTGACGATGGACGAGGCGCGCGACGCCCTCGCCCGCGTCCGGCGCCTCAAGGAGGCGACGCTCCCGCAGCTGCGCCGGCAGATCGCGTACACCGGCGAGGTGACGGGCCTCGAGGCGCCGACGACGATGCGCCGGTGGGGCGAGCAGCTCACCATGCTCGCCGGGATGCGCAGCACGCTCGACGTGTTCCACCCGATGGTGTTCGAGCGGACGGCGACCGACCTCGTCCAGGCGACGGCGTCGCGCGCCTGGCGCCGGGAGCACGACGTCGAGATGGGCTGGTTCACGCGACGTCGGCTGCGCAAGCGGGCGAAGGACATGGTGCGTCCCGGGGTGCGCGTGCCCGACCTCCACGCGGCGCTCACCGACGTGTCCGCGCAGCGCGACGTGTGGGCCGAGCACTCCTCGCGCGGCGGCTGGCCGACCCTGCCCGAGGGGCTGGCGACCATCGAGGACACCTTCGAGGCGGTCCGCCACGACCTCGACGGCCTGGAGCCCGTGCTCGCCCCGACCACGCACGGCGCCCGGCTGCTCGACCTCGACCTCGACGCGCTGTCCGAGCGGCTGCACCAGCTCGCGGGCGACCCGGAGTCGCTGGAGACCCTGCCCGAGCGGACGGCGCTGCTGCGTCGCGCCCGGGACGCGGGCGTCGGCGCCCTCGTCGACGACCTCACCACGCGACGGGTCGCCGCCGAGCTGGTCGCCGCCGAGCTGGACCTCGCCTGGTGGTCGAGCGTGTTCGAGCAGATCCTCGCCGAGCAGCCGGTGCTCGCCGAGCAGGACGGCGCGGGCCTCGACGCCCTCGCCCGACGGTTCCGCGCCCTGGACGCCCGGCACCTGGAGTCCCTGTCCGCGCCGGTCCGCGTCGCGGCGCGCGCCCACCTGGGCACCGCGATGCGGGAGGACCGCGAGGGCGCCGAGGCGATGTTCGCCGAGCTCATCGAGGGCCGCATGACGTCGCTGCGCGACCTCCTCGAGTCCTACGGGGACGTCGCCCGGCGGCTGCGGCCCGTCGTCCTGGCCACCCCGACCCTGGTGCCGCACCTGCTGCCTGCGCACCGCACCGTCGACCTCGTCGTCCTCGACGCCGTGCAGCACGTGCCCACCGAGGTCGTGCTCCCCGCCATCGCGCGCGGCCGCCAGGTCGTCGTCGTCGGCGACCCGCGAGCAGCGTCCGGGAGCAGCGTCGTCGAGCTCGCCGACGTCCTCCCGCGCGTCGCGCTCCAGCCGCGGGAGAACAACCGCGACCCCGAGCTGACCCGGCTGCTGGCCCGGCACGGCTACGACGGCCTGCTGCGCCCCGCGCCCGTGCCGCGCTCCGAGGTGCTCGTGCAGCTCGACGTCGTCGACGGCAGCGGCATGCCCGACCCGGTGTCCGGCGCCGTGGAGAGCACCCGCGCCGAGGTGGAGCGCGTCATCGAGGTGTCGATCGAGCACGCCCTGACCCGCCCCGAGGAGACCCTCGGCATCGTCACCGTCACCGCCGCGCACGCAGACCGCATCCGCGAGGCGCTGCTCGCCGAGGTGCGCGCCAACCCGGCCCTCGCGCCTTTCTTCTCCGGACGCCGCGCCGAACCGGTCGTCGTCGCCGACATCACCGGCGTGGCCGGGCTCCAGCGCGACACGATCCTGCTGTCCGTCGGGTTCGGTCGCACGCCCCACGGACGCGTGCTGCACCGCTTCGGCGTGCTCGGCTCCGACGGCGGCGAGGCCATGCTGCTCGGCGCCGTCGGCGCCACCCGGCGCCGCCTGCACGTCGTGTCCTGCTTCGACGCGCAGGCCCTCGACGTCGACCGCCTGCGCGGCGGCGGCCCCCGCCTGCTGCGCGAGCTCCTCGAGCTCGCCGAGCAGCGGTCCGGCCGTGCCGACCAGGTCGAGCTCGGCAACGGCGTCGACGTCGGCCGGGTGCCCGACCGGCTCGTCACCGACCTCGGCGAACGCCTGTGGAAGCTCGGCTACCTCGTCGAGACCGACTACGGCACCGGCGACGGGGACCACGTGCCCCTCGTCGTCGGGCACCCCGACCTGCCCGGCGAGATGCTCGTGGCGGTGCTCACCGACGACGCCGCCTACGTCGCCGAACCATCGGTGCGGGTCCGCGACCGCCAGCTCGCCCAACGGCTCGAACGCCTCGGCTGGACCGTCACCCAGGTGTGGTCCGCCGCCGTGTTCCTCGACCCCGACGGCGAGGCCGACCGTGTGCGCCGCCTCGTCCAGCAGGTCCGCGACGAGCGCGTCGGCACCACCGGCGGCGTCCCCGTCCCGCCGGAGGTCGTCGTGCCCGTCCTGCCCGACGAGGGCGAGCTGGACCCCATGCCCGACGCGTCGGCCGGGACGCCCCCCGACCCCGCCGCCGACTGACCCTCGTCCCGCCGCGAGGTAGTAC contains:
- a CDS encoding metal ABC transporter ATP-binding protein, yielding MSAGIEVTDVAVRYRDVVALDGVTLTVPAGRVTGLVGMNGSGKSTLFKAITGVVRPERGTVRVDGVDPATARRRGVVGYVPQSEDVDWSFPLSVHDVVMTGRYGHQGFTRRARPADRAAVDEALDRVGLGAYAGRQIGQLSGGQKKRAFVARGIAQDARVLLLDEPFAGVDKRSEATIVGLLRELAADGRTVLVSTHDLHALPDLADEAVLLLHRVLFHGPVADALVPHRLAAAFGLDLGPVGGPTTGAAS
- a CDS encoding metal ABC transporter permease is translated as MSPLDLLLEPLQYDFMVRALVTTVVAAVVCALLSCWLVLIGWSLMGDAVSHAVLPGVVLAYVVGAPFALGALLFGFLAVALIGAIRDTSRVKEDAAIGIVFTTLFAAGLVLVSVTPSQTDLGHIIFGNVLGVSTQDLVQVSVLAAVALAVLVLKRRDLTLYAFDPLHAFAIGLSPRFLGALLLGLLALTSVVALQVVGVVLVVAMLIIPGATAYLLTDRFGRMLVVAPVVSAACSVVGIYLSYWLDAATGGLVVVVQGVVFGLVYLLAPRHGLVGRLRRPPRPTPVEAEPAR
- a CDS encoding MFS transporter; the protein is MTYPLPVRTLLEKIAPARLGRDFRHLLASSWTSNVGDGIALAAGPLLVASLTDSAALVALAALLPRLPWLVFGLWAGAMADRWDRRRLVMWSNALRAVVVAVLVAAITTGWVDITVVLVALLLMGVAEVFADSAAQTLLPMLVARRDLGLGNARLQAGFLTANQLAGPPIGAALFAVGSAWPFAVQLVCGVLAVVQISRLQLPPVERDELPTHVRRDIADGLRWLWRNPPVRTLALVIFTFNLTWAAPWAVLVLYSTDHLGMGPVGYGLLTTAAGVGGLVATVLYGRLERRYSLALLMKVSLTLEVLFHLGLALTTTGWVAMALMFVFGLYGFVWGTVSKTVRQRAVPTELQGRVGSVYMVGVFGGIVVGNALGGLLAELWGVTAPFWFAFAGAGLTLALVWRQLDHIAHAEAD